One Helianthus annuus cultivar XRQ/B chromosome 7, HanXRQr2.0-SUNRISE, whole genome shotgun sequence genomic region harbors:
- the LOC110868071 gene encoding uncharacterized protein LOC110868071 has translation MTTTPNPTLIYSPNPSIHLTKIHFHISPRPFKSSSSSSRSTSYSIKCSNPINDNNGSASSEPRNDGGGLKNLLSGIVDERVDELLNKEENRALLDGLDKATQRVEMAKRELAKIEEQQTENNKMKEYINQLEIRAAEIEECQKDILEARALVDEAERSLEPEDKKSAMTETEREAMNKNKERFESVKAASISAIVGTLAGLPISLAQAANTSQLILPSAITLVSCALFGVTFRYAVRRDLDNFQLKTGTSGAFAFVKGLATLGGGPPMELEIGSISSHAFTGAVYISENLLIFLFAAVGLDFCIKLGILSPFPIETDVTTSKTN, from the exons ATGACAACCACACCCAATCCCACACTCATTTACTCTCCAAACCCCTCAATTCATCTCACCAAAATCCACTTTCACATATCTCCCAGACCCTtcaaatcatcatcttcatcatcaaggTCTACTTCATATTCAATCAAATGCAGCAACCCCATTAATGACAACAATGGCAGTGCAAGCTCCGAGCCCAGAAACGATGGTGGGGGGTTGAAGAATCTGCTGTCTGGAATAGTGGATGAGCGGGTGGATGAGTTGTTAAACAAAGAGGAAAACAGGGCTTTGTTAGATGGGTTGGATAAAGCTACACAGAGAGTTGAAATGGCCAAGAGGGAACTCGCAAAGATTGAAGAACAACAGACTGAGAATAATAAGATGAAAGAGTATATTAATCAGCTTGAAATTAGAGCTGCTGAG ATTGAGGAATGCCAGAAGGACATATTAGAAGCAAGAGCACTAGTCGACGAAGCCGAACGATCTCTTGAACCTGAAGATAAAAAGTCAGCGATGACAGAAACCGAAAGAGAAGCAATGAACAAAAACAAAGAGAGATTTGAATCAGTAAAAGCTGCTTCTATCTCCGCCATCGTCGGCACTCTGGCTGGCTTACCTATTTCCTTAGCTCAGGCAGCCAATACTTCCCAGTTAATACTCCCTTCAGCAATTACACTCGTCAGCTGTGCCTTGTTTGGTGTCACCTTCCGCTATGCTGTTCGCCGTGATTTGGATAATTTTCAGCTCAAAACCGGAACTTCTGGTGCTTTTGCGTTTGTCAAAG GCCTTGCTACTTTGGGAGGGGGGCCACCTATGGAGTTGGAAATTGGTAGTATATCGTCTCATGCTTTCACGGGTGCAGTTTATATATCAGAGAATCTTTTAATCTTTCTGTTTGCTGCTGTTGGTTTGGATTTCTGCATTAAACTCGGGATCTTAAGTCCATTTCCGATTGAAACAGATGTTACGACCAGTAAAACGAACTGA